Within Oncorhynchus masou masou isolate Uvic2021 chromosome 17, UVic_Omas_1.1, whole genome shotgun sequence, the genomic segment CTCTCCATTGATTGATTGTtaatccaggactaggcttaatctgggtctgggaaaccagcACATAGTTTGGAAGGGTTGTTAATAAGGTTTAAATTCAACCACTAAATAAATATTCTCATCCTTTTTATTCATACGAACATGATTTTAATCATTTGAATTTAGAGTGATTTTTTTTCCTAAAAGCTCAATTTTTAGGGATTTATAATAATCTAAATATATAACATGTATAAGAGTGTAATGTGAATATCACGGATGGGGGTCAagtccatttcaattcagtcaattcggGAAGTAAACTGTAATTCCTATTCCAATTCAAATGTTCCTCAAAGCTTCTCTATTAGAAAAATGTGGAATTGGAATTtctgtttacttcctgaattggctgaattgaaatggaactgaccccaaccctggtgaaCAGAGAATGATGATGGGACAGGAACGAAGGCTCGCCTTCTGACGTGTTTGGCGAGGGTCTTTTTGCTGGCGTGTAGCTTGTTGCAGAAGGAGCACTTGTGGTCCTTCTTCTGGAAGGGGGCGTCACTGGCGTGCTTCTTCTTGTGTACAGTGAGGTTCGACTTGGTGGAGTAACACTGCAGACACACGTCACACTGGAAGGGCTTCTCTCCCGTGTGTACCCTGGTGTGACTCTCATACTTCCCTATGGAAAATACAGAGAAAAACATCATAATATTATGAGTTATAATAAAGTAATCGGTGCATGTTATGGCTAGGCTCAAAagacagatacagtggggcacaACTGcagcacagatagaacaatgacacagatatttcactggatgtttaAATGTGAAGCATCGGCTTGGCATTTCCACTCattaccaaatatggtagtgagaggaagcccaatggcgggcagtgggagaagatggagttTGGACGACATTCTAAAAAAATTCTCATCGCTGAAACATTTCATCTCAAtacagttctctgttgccaaaaCTAGAATCGGTTATAGACAGAGTGGacaattttttatattttatttaacgaggtaagtcagttaagattaCAGCCtcgaaacagtgggttaactgccttgttcaggggtagaaccacagatttttaccatgtcagctcgaggatttggGCCAGTAatatttcggttactggcccaccgttctaaccactaggctacctgccagacTAAGGATTATAGACTTTACTCTTCGCAAAAGTAAAAATAATAACGACGTTTAGGACTGCAAGtgtgaattgagttattgcacaagCGCACCTCACAGAGTAGgtgttccctaacggaaatatgcagatgatgctagaacgcgccaataggatctcgcgagctcgtgcttggctctgcccacctccttgcttgttctgcccactatgggggcagaaggtagcctagtggttagagcattgggccagtaaccgaaaggtttctggatcgaatccctaagctgtcgttctgcccctgaaaaaggtTAAGCAAGTGTCAacgtaaataagaagttgttcttaactgacttgcctagtttaaaaaaaattataatttcTTCCCATTGGAAACGAAAGGCTGTCTGtcttggtttagttataaaaaATATTTGACCGCAGTCCTTCAGGGCTTCCATGTCTGCTCTTGAAAACTCCACTGAGTCACTTGATTGGCAGTCAAACAAATTAAGCCTACTACTTACTTTGTTGCCAAGAGAAGAGGACAAAAAACAGTGGTTGTTTAAATGTTGGTTATGTATTAATTATttaatatattattattgttTAATATCTTATTATTATATGAATATTGgttattgttttattattatgTTGTCATGTATGTTATTAATCTGTTGTTGTGTAATATCAGCTCAGAAACAACTGCCTACGTAGATACAATGTAATCAGTGCAATACATTTAAATAAACTCTTTAAGGAGAGTACCTACCTGTGCGGTCAAAGGTCTTGTCACACTTGGGGCACTTGAGCGTCTTCTTGCTTACGCTCTGGATGATGACAGGAGCCAGTCCCTCTGGGTACACTGCTCCATAGTTAGAACCATTGGCAGCCTGACTATATACCTCCACCTCATTGactgtgtggtgttctgttgtCTCCACCTCTGAACTGTCaccgctctctcttgctctccgtACTAAAGCACTTTGACGTTCCtccaccatctcctcctcctccctctcctcttccgcCTCCTCACCCTCGGTTGGGGTGAGTGCATCTCCTGTGTCGGATATGTGCATTGGTTTTCtcccatcttcttcttcttcctcctcgtcTTCCTCTGTGGTGGTTGGGTCTCGACTAGCGGGGTCTTGATGTAGCGTCCCCTCTGTTGCGCCGGAGCTGTCCGCGTCACCTCTCTCCAATTTAgcgggaactctcctcctgcggGCAGACCTCCGGGTTGTGGTTACCATGGTAGTAACCTCTTCATTGACCACCTTTTCTCTGGCGTCTACCTCGGTGTTGCTACTGTGGTTCCTGTTTAAATGGTTCTCCAGAGACTTCTTGTAGCAAAACGTGCGGCTGCAGAACGAACAATGGTGGGCACCAGAATGGACTGGGCTTTGGACCCCGACACAGTCCGATGGAAGGTCAGAAGCTATAGAGGTCTTCTCTGAGCTTGGATACCCCACGGACTTAACCTCCACTCGGGCAAGCACTGGCCGGCCATCCCCCTCTCCTGCCAGGAGCTTCACTACATCCATCATGTCCAGGAAGCCGGCCGCTTCAGTCAGGGCAGGGACCTCGCTCTCGGGAATGACGCACTCGGCCGTGTAAAGGAGGTGCAGTAAGTGTTGGAACACGGAATCCTCCACGTGGTCGAGAATCACGTGATCGGCGGTTGGGTTTTTGGTCAGCTCGGCGTGGAAGTAGCTGCTACCGTGCGCCAACATGGCTTTGTGGGCCCTGTAGCGCTTCCCGCCCACACTGACGGAGACGTCGCAGAACCTCTGCTTCGTTCGGTCCTCGTTTAGAAACTTGAGGAGGTTGTCTCCATGCTGCATCATGGTCAGGTGCCTCTTTTGTGATGGAGGAACTGTCTCTGAGTCAGTCATGGTATTGTTGTCCAGTGAGTCCATTTGCCCACTGGCACTAGCACGGACCTTTCCTCTTCTCTTTGGGGATTGAGGTTGGTTGGGTTTTCTCGTCATCATTATGTTAAATGGGGAATCATTCAAAGAGTTCTGAAAAACAGACATAATTTCAAGAAACAGCCTATGTCAGTAGAAATGTATGTTGTACATATGTTATTACACAGCCTGTAAGGCAAGGTGAGAGGTAAAGACAGATGTAGCTTATAGATGCAGCTGATTATACGTGTATACGTTACTGTTATAGCCAGCCTTTGATATTTTGGCTAATGTTTTGTGAAAGCCAATGTATGCAGTGACATGGGTGTATCAACAACTCAACCGCTGACAACGTTGTTATATCGCAAATTCGAGCCAACGTAGCATGCAGCCAACTCAATTCAGTTTTGATGTGCATCAGCAGTTGGCTACAATGTTGCAGTCTCAAATTCGCTATCCACCTCAAGGACCCCTATGTTTTGGTCTGtaaaacagccccccccccccacacaccccccgAAGAGGAGAACGTTGACAAACGACCCTTACTGCCCCTTTGGGAAAGCATTCGTGCAAGTGAAATCATTTTCAAACCTACCTTAGAAGTGTAAGCACGCTAAGAAAAAAAACGAAATACATTTGTACATCTCTACTCTGAGATAAATAGAAAAATGACAATTTCCTGAATATCGCAAAACGCCCCACCTTCACATTCTTGGGGAAACGTCGCAAACAAACAACGCACTCGTTCATTGGCTGTTTCAGCTTTTGTCCTCGAGCCCTTTGTGTAACAGTAATCAGAGAGAAATGTCACACAAAAAGCCGACAGAAACCCTTTGATATTTCTCTCATATTTATGCAGGTACGTGTAAATTGTTTTAAACGGTAACAGCCTTTGTGTGCTTTGTGTTCCTTGATAATAGGTGAAGAATGTGCTGAGCTGTATCACATGATTCGCCTATGCGAATTTATAGTCTATGTGGCATTGTGGGTATTGTAGTGAAATACGACCTAGGGAACCTGTATAGAGAGTTGTAGGATGAAAAGACTGTGAATGCCTTCATCTAACAGTCTCACAGTCATAACCCACTTAAAAATGAATAGAGGagaataataaaaaatattgatTAGGAAAATTAATGATTGTAAAACCATGATAATAATCAAACCGTTCCTCAAACTGGTCTTCAACAGTATAGACTTCTTTAATGTTCTGCTCTTATTCACCCTTGTTTCAATGACCTACTTGCAATTTGGATTATGACATGCTATTTACATACATAAGACAACGtcataatgtaataataataataaacataatgtcataatgtcagcGTCAACACTGATCAATTAATCAGCATCAACAAGTATGGCATGTAAAATCAATACCTCTGTGAGATTTACTGACATCATGCAAATGAACTCCCCATGTACAGTATGCTATTGTGGAAAAATGACCCCAGCCATTATCACCTTAACTGCACTAGCTTCATTCACTTCCGTCGATCTACAGAAATCCCATAACCTACTAGCTATACAATTGTAATGTTATAGCTGAAAAGGGGGAAATATGAgaaatgtcacgttctgacctttatttcctttgttttgtcattatttagtatggtcagggtgtgagttggggtgagcagtctatgtttgtttttctatgatttgggtatttctatgtttcggcctagtatggttctcaatcagaggcagatgtcattagttgtctctgattgagaatcatacttaggtagcctgggtttcactgtgtgtttgtgggtgattgtttctgtctctgtgtttgttgcaccagatagggctgtttcggttttttcacatttcttgttttgcaGATTGTttattgttcatctttattaaagatgtttacaagtaaccacgctgcgttttggtccgcatctctttccccagaaaaccgttacaagaaAATTATTCACACTGACTCGTGGAATCAGTGACGAAATGAACATTTAGAACTCTATTTGTACTGGCCTTGGTTAAAGCTAAACATAAGATAATTAATCCGTAGGTTATTTTCAATGTGTTGCCACATGTAATAACATAAATGCCAAGTAACAAACAACATGCGATTGTACACTATATAGCCATGTTCCTAACTGCTGTCATGCTCTAACTAGCACATGCACCAAAGGAG encodes:
- the zbtb41 gene encoding zinc finger and BTB domain-containing protein 41, which encodes MMTRKPNQPQSPKRRGKVRASASGQMDSLDNNTMTDSETVPPSQKRHLTMMQHGDNLLKFLNEDRTKQRFCDVSVSVGGKRYRAHKAMLAHGSSYFHAELTKNPTADHVILDHVEDSVFQHLLHLLYTAECVIPESEVPALTEAAGFLDMMDVVKLLAGEGDGRPVLARVEVKSVGYPSSEKTSIASDLPSDCVGVQSPVHSGAHHCSFCSRTFCYKKSLENHLNRNHSSNTEVDAREKVVNEEVTTMVTTTRRSARRRRVPAKLERGDADSSGATEGTLHQDPASRDPTTTEEDEEEEEEDGRKPMHISDTGDALTPTEGEEAEEEREEEEMVEERQSALVRRARESGDSSEVETTEHHTVNEVEVYSQAANGSNYGAVYPEGLAPVIIQSVSKKTLKCPKCDKTFDRTGKYESHTRVHTGEKPFQCDVCLQCYSTKSNLTVHKKKHASDAPFQKKDHKCSFCNKLHASKKTLAKHVRRFHPDHIQEFLAMRRKKNDGWKCDICHKSFTRRPHLEEHMILHTQDRPFKCAFCDDHFKSRFARLKHQEKYHLGPFPCDICGRQFNDTGNRKRHIECTHGGKRKWTCLICGKSVRERTTLREHLRIHSGEKPHLCSICGQSFRHGSSYRLHLRVHHDDKRYECDECGKTFIRHDHLTKHQKIHSGEKAHQCEECGKCFRRHDHLTVHYKSVHLGEKVWQKYKTAVHQCEVCKKEFKGKSSLEMHFRTHSGEKPYRCPVCQQTFRIKKTLTKHMVIHSDARPFNCPHCSATFKRKDKLKYHMDHVHGAKSTEQQHHQQQHRQQPPVVLTEDKMVTLPYNTHGPSKVYRAKPKTVLQNVPSDVCVPVTLVPVQMPRVVSGVQGDLRGHVTCPPQGQGQQQTAGGYQTATELAFLEKYTLTPQPANIVHPVQPDQMLDPRDQSYLGTLLGLDSATPVQNISNSDHVTH